A portion of the uncultured Bacteroides sp. genome contains these proteins:
- a CDS encoding MalY/PatB family protein, translated as MRYNFDEIVQRRGSNSYKWDTAKDDHVLPMWVADMDFRTAPAVINAMAKCVLHGVFGYTKVPQAYYDATISWFQRRHNFKINKEWILFASGVVPALSAIIKALTVPGDKVLVQTPAYNCFFSSIRNDQCEMVANELIYKDGTYTIDFDGLEQKASDSKVKLMLLCNPHNPVGRVWTKEELQRIGEICFKKEIIVISDEIHCDLVYEGYIHIPFASISEEFRQNSVTCIAPTKTFNLAGIQVANIVAADEKIRKKIDKALNVNEVCEINVFAIEALIAAYNEGEDWLEELKVYLHENYLTLTEFFRRYLPHMPVVRLEATYLVWIDCSVLKQTSKEIAETLLEEEKLWINEGSMYGEAGEGFIRINIATERERLIRGLKKIRNLYGT; from the coding sequence ATGAGATATAATTTTGATGAAATAGTACAGCGCAGGGGAAGTAATTCCTATAAATGGGACACGGCAAAAGACGATCATGTATTACCGATGTGGGTAGCCGATATGGATTTCCGTACGGCTCCCGCTGTTATCAATGCAATGGCAAAGTGTGTACTCCACGGAGTTTTTGGCTATACCAAAGTACCACAGGCCTATTATGATGCGACTATCTCTTGGTTCCAAAGGAGGCATAACTTCAAAATTAATAAAGAATGGATATTATTTGCTTCAGGTGTTGTACCTGCTTTATCTGCCATTATCAAAGCCTTGACTGTACCGGGCGACAAAGTATTGGTACAAACTCCTGCGTATAATTGCTTTTTCTCCAGCATTCGCAACGACCAGTGCGAAATGGTTGCCAATGAGCTTATCTATAAGGATGGAACATACACTATCGACTTCGACGGGCTTGAACAAAAAGCATCTGATTCAAAGGTTAAACTGATGCTACTTTGTAATCCGCACAATCCTGTCGGAAGAGTATGGACGAAAGAAGAGCTACAACGTATTGGAGAAATCTGCTTTAAAAAAGAGATAATTGTTATTTCAGATGAAATTCATTGCGATTTGGTATATGAAGGCTATATACATATTCCTTTTGCATCTATCAGTGAAGAATTTCGGCAAAATTCGGTTACCTGTATTGCTCCGACCAAAACATTCAATCTGGCAGGTATTCAGGTAGCCAATATTGTAGCAGCTGATGAAAAGATCAGGAAGAAAATTGATAAAGCTCTTAATGTAAATGAGGTTTGTGAGATTAATGTTTTTGCCATAGAAGCTTTAATAGCTGCATATAATGAAGGTGAAGACTGGCTCGAGGAACTGAAAGTCTATTTGCATGAAAACTATCTCACTTTAACTGAATTCTTCAGGCGATACCTTCCACATATGCCTGTGGTAAGACTGGAAGCTACTTATTTGGTTTGGATAGATTGCTCTGTCTTGAAACAAACATCAAAGGAAATTGCAGAAACTCTGTTGGAAGAAGAAAAGCTCTGGATAAACGAAGGAAGCATGTATGGTGAAGCAGGAGAAGGATTTATCCGGATTAACATTGCTACAGAGCGTGAAAGACTAATCAGGGGATTGAAAAAGATAAGAAACTTGTAC
- a CDS encoding flavodoxin family protein, translated as MTKKVLIISASPRRNGNSDILCDQFLKGAQEAENEVEKVFLRDKNIKYCTGCYTCEITKGVCAYKDDMPELLQKIIDADILVLSTPVYFYCMNAQLKTVIDRTVARYTEIRDKDAYLIVTAGEDGMKAVEGTITSFRGFLDCLENVKEAGLIIGHKVHELGEVKENIAMQEAYQAGLAI; from the coding sequence ATGACAAAAAAAGTTTTAATAATATCGGCTTCTCCTCGCCGAAACGGAAATTCAGATATCTTATGCGATCAGTTTCTAAAAGGAGCACAGGAAGCCGAAAACGAAGTGGAGAAAGTATTTCTCCGGGATAAAAACATAAAATATTGTACAGGATGCTATACCTGTGAGATTACAAAGGGGGTATGTGCTTATAAAGATGACATGCCCGAACTATTGCAAAAAATCATTGACGCAGATATACTGGTACTATCCACTCCAGTCTATTTCTATTGCATGAATGCACAACTGAAAACCGTTATTGACCGTACTGTAGCAAGATATACCGAAATCAGAGATAAAGACGCTTATCTGATAGTTACTGCTGGAGAAGATGGAATGAAAGCAGTGGAAGGTACAATCACTTCCTTTAGAGGTTTTCTTGATTGTCTTGAAAATGTAAAGGAAGCTGGGCTTATAATTGGACACAAAGTACATGAACTTGGCGAAGTAAAAGAGAATATCGCGATGCAGGAAGCATATCAAGCAGGGTTAGCAATATAA
- a CDS encoding PaaI family thioesterase, with the protein MENDRLKFVQSFIRKHFTENPSPFAHWLNGTVVEAEKNSVSFQFIVRKEMTNPVGMLHGGVIAAMIDDCIGVTSFIMGLEYFYPTINLYVDYFNPTNEGKTVLVRTQVVKKGKTIINMKAEVLNDRQKLLAQATSNLALSNIKIKF; encoded by the coding sequence ATGGAAAATGACAGATTAAAATTTGTTCAAAGCTTTATAAGAAAACATTTTACGGAAAACCCATCACCTTTTGCACATTGGCTCAATGGAACTGTAGTTGAGGCTGAAAAGAATTCAGTTTCTTTCCAATTTATAGTAAGAAAAGAAATGACCAATCCGGTAGGAATGCTACACGGAGGTGTTATTGCAGCCATGATTGATGACTGTATAGGCGTAACATCTTTCATTATGGGGCTAGAATATTTCTATCCAACAATAAATCTTTACGTTGATTATTTCAACCCTACCAATGAAGGAAAGACTGTATTAGTTCGCACACAGGTGGTTAAAAAAGGAAAGACCATCATCAACATGAAAGCAGAAGTTTTGAATGACAGACAAAAGTTACTTGCGCAAGCAACTTCTAATCTGGCATTGAGCAACATCAAAATTAAGTTTTAA
- a CDS encoding cyclophilin-like fold protein yields the protein MTMVTGLTSCSPDDTPEIEVPSPNPDPDPSQNNYSLQIKVGSATFSATLQNNATAKAFRDMLPMTINMSELNNNEKYYDLPQSLPSISSNPGTIQNGDIMLYGSRTLVLFYKTFSTPYSYTHIGSVNNPSGLQAALGSGSITAIFDIVK from the coding sequence ATGACAATGGTCACTGGATTAACCTCATGTAGTCCAGATGATACCCCGGAAATAGAAGTACCTAGTCCAAATCCTGATCCTGATCCAAGCCAAAACAATTATAGCTTACAAATAAAAGTCGGTTCAGCCACATTCTCTGCTACCTTACAAAACAATGCAACGGCAAAGGCATTCAGAGATATGCTCCCGATGACCATTAATATGAGTGAATTGAACAACAATGAAAAATATTACGATTTACCACAAAGTCTACCGTCAATTTCTTCCAATCCTGGTACTATCCAAAACGGAGATATAATGCTATACGGTTCACGCACTCTGGTACTTTTCTATAAAACATTCTCCACGCCCTATAGTTACACACACATCGGATCAGTCAATAATCCGTCTGGCCTGCAAGCTGCTTTAGGTTCGGGAAGTATAACCGCCATATTCGATATTGTGAAATAA
- a CDS encoding DUF3737 family protein — MKQVISNKFFEGERPFFATNDIRFENIKFYPGESALKECNDLEVYKSEFMCKYPLWHNNNALIEDCLFTVYSRAAIWYSKNIRMINSRVEAPKMFREIDGLYLENVKIPNAGETIWNCRNIKLRNVEVRGGDYIFMNGLDIDIDVFYLQGNYSFQDAKNVIVRNAKLDSKDAFWKTENVTVYDSELNGEYLGWHSKNLKLVNCKISGTQPLCYCSNLILENCTFAENCDLAFEYSTVEAVINSPITSIKNPTSGFIMCNSVGEIIIDKNCKSPGECKIRINKETCFAS; from the coding sequence ATGAAACAAGTAATAAGTAACAAATTTTTTGAAGGAGAAAGACCCTTTTTCGCAACGAACGACATACGCTTTGAAAACATAAAATTCTATCCCGGTGAATCCGCATTGAAAGAATGTAATGATTTAGAAGTTTACAAAAGCGAATTCATGTGCAAATATCCATTATGGCACAATAATAATGCATTGATTGAGGATTGCCTGTTCACTGTATATAGCCGCGCCGCCATCTGGTATTCCAAGAATATCCGGATGATTAATAGCCGTGTCGAAGCACCTAAAATGTTCCGCGAAATAGATGGCCTTTACCTTGAAAATGTAAAAATACCTAATGCCGGAGAAACAATCTGGAACTGCCGCAATATAAAGTTGCGCAATGTGGAAGTACGGGGTGGAGATTATATTTTTATGAATGGGCTAGATATTGATATTGACGTTTTTTACCTGCAAGGCAACTATTCGTTTCAGGATGCAAAGAATGTTATTGTCCGCAATGCTAAACTAGATTCCAAAGACGCTTTCTGGAAAACAGAGAATGTAACCGTTTACGATTCGGAATTAAATGGAGAATACCTCGGCTGGCATTCTAAAAACCTTAAATTGGTAAACTGTAAGATTTCAGGGACACAGCCTTTATGTTATTGTTCCAACCTGATTCTGGAGAATTGCACTTTTGCTGAAAATTGTGATTTGGCATTTGAATACAGTACGGTAGAAGCTGTTATTAATAGTCCTATAACCAGCATTAAAAACCCTACAAGCGGTTTCATAATGTGTAATAGTGTAGGTGAGATCATCATTGATAAAAACTGCAAGAGTCCGGGAGAATGTAAAATCAGGATAAACAAAGAAACCTGTTTTGCTTCATGA
- a CDS encoding MFS transporter produces the protein MKKLLETKNSSLLLFILTVGVFGIINTEMGVVGILPLIAETFNVTVPKAGWVVSIFAFVVAISGPIMPLLFSGINRKRIMLLALGIFVLSNIISMVTCNFTIILIARIIPAIFHPIYVSMAFSVAATSVSKEQAPRAVSQIFIGVSAGMVLGVPVTSLIASEASFSMAMLFFAVVNALAFIATIFFVPSIPVKEKLSYGTQLSILKKSIIWNSIIAVIFINGAMFGFFSFMSDYLKNITEISFKAISVMLFIYGGANIIGNIIAGKFLIERPSKTIVVIPFVMIAVYVSLYLFGEYIITMGSIILILGILAGIASNNCQYMITQSVPEAPDFANGLFLTSTNLGTAIGTAFCSLFISSLNTRYAVIGTLIFLALGIVFVLLRQQNVKMQGIPE, from the coding sequence ATGAAAAAACTGTTAGAAACAAAAAACAGTAGTTTACTCCTATTTATCCTGACTGTCGGGGTATTCGGTATTATCAACACAGAAATGGGTGTTGTTGGTATCCTGCCGCTGATTGCCGAAACATTCAATGTGACTGTACCTAAAGCCGGATGGGTAGTGAGTATATTTGCCTTTGTTGTAGCTATATCGGGGCCAATAATGCCTTTATTATTCTCCGGCATTAACCGTAAAAGGATTATGCTCCTTGCTCTCGGCATTTTTGTATTGAGCAATATCATATCTATGGTAACTTGCAATTTTACGATAATACTGATAGCCCGTATCATTCCGGCAATATTCCATCCTATCTATGTTTCGATGGCTTTTTCCGTTGCAGCTACTTCCGTATCCAAAGAACAAGCTCCTAGAGCTGTTTCCCAGATATTTATCGGCGTATCTGCAGGTATGGTACTTGGTGTACCCGTAACCAGCCTAATAGCAAGTGAAGCAAGTTTCTCCATGGCAATGCTATTTTTTGCCGTAGTCAATGCACTGGCATTTATTGCTACTATATTCTTCGTACCTTCTATTCCTGTAAAAGAAAAACTATCCTACGGTACACAACTAAGTATATTGAAAAAGTCCATTATATGGAATTCCATTATCGCCGTGATATTTATCAACGGCGCTATGTTTGGTTTTTTTAGCTTTATGTCCGACTATTTGAAAAATATAACGGAAATATCTTTCAAAGCTATCAGCGTCATGCTGTTTATATATGGAGGTGCAAATATTATAGGTAATATCATTGCCGGAAAATTCCTCATAGAAAGGCCATCTAAAACCATAGTGGTAATCCCTTTTGTTATGATAGCCGTATATGTATCTCTTTACCTGTTTGGTGAATACATTATAACTATGGGGAGTATTATTCTCATACTCGGAATACTAGCAGGCATAGCCAGTAATAACTGCCAGTATATGATAACCCAATCCGTTCCAGAAGCACCCGACTTTGCTAACGGTTTGTTCCTTACATCCACAAATCTGGGAACCGCTATTGGAACCGCTTTCTGCAGCTTATTCATATCATCCCTAAATACCCGCTATGCAGTCATAGGAACACTTATATTTTTGGCTTTGGGAATTGTGTTTGTATTACTTAGACAACAGAATGTAAAAATGCAGGGGATACCTGAATAA
- a CDS encoding cyclophilin-like fold protein: protein MIRFIVFLFIEIIGLTANPISAQNMKLQITVEDKEFSATLNDSDAARELIKMLPMTVTMSEHNGNEKYYNLPKKLPGRAANPGIIKVGELMVWSSDTLVLFYAGNFTSYSYIRLGRVDNPSGLSEALGRGSVKVSFGFAKQSDKKENSKEK from the coding sequence ATGATAAGATTTATAGTCTTCCTTTTTATAGAAATAATCGGCTTAACGGCAAACCCTATAAGTGCACAAAACATGAAACTACAGATAACAGTTGAAGATAAAGAATTTTCTGCAACATTGAATGACAGTGATGCCGCAAGGGAGCTGATCAAAATGCTTCCAATGACAGTAACGATGAGCGAGCATAACGGGAATGAAAAATATTACAATCTTCCTAAAAAACTCCCAGGCAGAGCTGCTAATCCTGGGATCATAAAGGTGGGTGAACTGATGGTCTGGTCATCCGATACGCTTGTCCTTTTTTACGCTGGAAATTTCACTTCTTACAGTTACATAAGATTGGGACGTGTAGATAACCCATCCGGTTTGTCCGAAGCGCTTGGAAGAGGAAGTGTTAAGGTTTCTTTCGGGTTTGCAAAGCAATCGGATAAAAAAGAAAATTCCAAAGAAAAGTAA
- a CDS encoding DUF418 domain-containing protein: MSTKISYIKTKQRHIILDALRGLALLGICLANYPEFSLYSFQGKEVTGAMPTAGIDTVVKYLQYIFIDGKFYTLFSLLFGIGFSIILSNAEQNNRNGLKVFYRRMAILALIGLFHLLFIWAGDILLLYAILGFILPLFRNMSNKNLLICSVVLLVFPIIIDELIQMFGWNLAAPAIKATRYFHDKYGISETNFPKWLAEKQNYIDVLKFNIAGSFIRIQEFIEGNRAFKVMGLFLLGLYIGRNRIYANLEENKVLLKKVRFYGFAIGFPASLFYAWSAMNEQPLGLATNSALYTISVLPLSLAYITTICLCYLNHKEYKIYTVMAVLGRMALTNYIMQSVIGMIIFYGIGFGFGATVGLIYIELIATGIFFFQIIYSYLWLYKLKFGPLEWGWRMLTYGKWLKLVK, translated from the coding sequence ATGTCAACAAAGATCAGTTACATAAAAACAAAACAACGTCATATAATCCTCGATGCATTACGTGGATTGGCATTATTAGGTATCTGTCTTGCCAACTATCCCGAATTTTCGCTCTATTCTTTTCAGGGTAAGGAAGTTACGGGAGCTATGCCGACAGCTGGTATAGATACGGTAGTAAAATATTTGCAGTATATCTTTATTGATGGAAAATTCTATACTCTCTTTTCTTTATTGTTTGGCATCGGATTTTCCATTATCCTTTCCAATGCAGAACAGAACAACAGAAATGGTTTGAAAGTGTTCTATCGCAGAATGGCAATTTTGGCATTGATAGGCCTTTTTCATCTATTATTTATCTGGGCGGGAGATATTCTTTTGCTCTATGCAATATTAGGTTTTATCCTACCTTTATTCAGAAATATGTCTAATAAAAACCTATTGATATGCTCTGTTGTACTATTAGTGTTTCCTATCATTATAGATGAGTTGATACAGATGTTCGGTTGGAATCTTGCTGCACCGGCTATTAAGGCAACCCGCTATTTTCATGATAAGTATGGGATTAGTGAAACAAACTTTCCTAAATGGCTTGCTGAAAAGCAGAACTATATAGATGTACTTAAATTCAACATTGCAGGCTCTTTTATCCGCATACAGGAATTTATTGAAGGCAACCGTGCATTTAAAGTGATGGGATTATTTTTACTTGGCCTATATATTGGCAGAAACCGAATATATGCCAATCTGGAAGAAAACAAAGTTCTCTTGAAAAAAGTGCGCTTTTATGGGTTTGCTATTGGATTCCCTGCTTCATTATTCTATGCGTGGAGTGCCATGAACGAGCAGCCATTGGGCTTAGCTACTAATTCAGCTTTATATACTATCAGCGTACTCCCACTTAGTCTTGCATATATTACAACCATTTGTCTGTGCTATCTCAATCATAAAGAATATAAAATATACACTGTAATGGCAGTTCTAGGAAGAATGGCATTAACTAATTACATTATGCAATCAGTTATCGGAATGATCATTTTCTACGGTATAGGTTTCGGATTTGGAGCGACAGTTGGACTGATATACATAGAGCTGATTGCTACTGGCATATTTTTCTTCCAGATTATATACAGTTACCTGTGGTTATATAAGTTAAAATTCGGGCCATTAGAATGGGGATGGCGTATGCTGACTTATGGAAAATGGCTGAAACTGGTAAAATGA
- a CDS encoding alpha/beta hydrolase, producing the protein MKKIILLTVIAVFTLNNLLAQRQYAYDAETEIFKGSDKITVQRITFKNQYKMNVVGNLFIPKGVDLNKKHAAIVVGHPMGAVKEQSANLYATHMAERGFITLTIDLSFWGESAGEPHNAVSPDIYAEDFSAAVDYLGTRPYVNREQIGAIGICGSGSFVISAAKIDPRIKSVATISMYDMGSVNRNALNHSLTLEQRKQIIADAAKQRYVEFEGGKTEYTSGTVHELTPNSNPIEIEFYEFYRTPRGEFTPKGASQETTTHPTFTSNVKFMNFYPFNDIETISPRPILFITGDQAHSKEFSEDAYRRAAEPKELYYVKGAGHVDLYDRLDMIPFDKLESFFKENLK; encoded by the coding sequence ATGAAGAAGATAATTTTATTAACAGTAATAGCTGTATTTACCTTGAACAATTTATTGGCACAAAGACAGTACGCCTACGATGCTGAAACGGAGATATTCAAAGGCAGTGATAAGATAACAGTCCAAAGGATTACATTTAAGAATCAGTATAAAATGAATGTTGTGGGGAATCTGTTTATTCCCAAAGGAGTAGACCTAAATAAGAAACATGCCGCAATCGTTGTAGGCCATCCTATGGGGGCAGTGAAAGAACAGAGTGCAAATCTATATGCCACACATATGGCTGAACGTGGGTTTATCACCCTGACTATAGATTTATCTTTCTGGGGCGAAAGTGCTGGTGAGCCACACAACGCCGTTTCTCCAGATATCTATGCAGAAGATTTCAGTGCAGCAGTCGATTATCTTGGAACAAGACCATATGTTAATCGTGAACAAATTGGCGCCATTGGTATATGTGGAAGTGGTAGCTTTGTTATCAGCGCTGCCAAAATAGATCCGCGTATTAAATCCGTTGCTACCATCAGTATGTACGATATGGGCTCAGTCAACCGTAACGCCCTTAATCATTCGCTGACACTGGAACAGAGAAAACAGATTATTGCCGACGCAGCCAAACAGCGTTATGTCGAATTTGAAGGTGGAAAAACCGAGTACACTAGCGGAACGGTACATGAACTAACTCCGAATTCTAATCCAATAGAGATTGAATTCTATGAGTTTTATCGCACCCCTAGAGGAGAATTCACCCCGAAAGGTGCTTCACAGGAAACGACAACCCACCCGACGTTTACAAGTAATGTTAAATTCATGAATTTCTATCCGTTCAATGACATTGAAACAATCTCTCCACGCCCAATACTGTTCATTACAGGCGACCAGGCACATTCTAAAGAATTCAGCGAAGATGCGTACAGGCGTGCAGCCGAACCGAAAGAGCTGTATTACGTGAAAGGCGCCGGACATGTGGACTTGTACGACCGCTTGGACATGATACCATTTGATAAATTGGAGTCTTTTTTTAAGGAAAATCTGAAATGA